A single Sutterella megalosphaeroides DNA region contains:
- the rbr gene encoding rubrerythrin — MSKHMDPKVRVPIDADNPAIARIEDRCVSCTLCRDVCETYIGVHGTYDLADTGDRAVCVHCGQCAAVCPVNSIIVKPEWEAVKAAIADPAKVVIFSTSPSVRVGLGEAFGMEPGAFVEGRMVALLRKLGGDYVLDTNFAADMTIVEEAAELVERITKKTGPLPQFTSCCPAWVRWCEIYHPEFLPHISSAKSPIGMQGPTIKTYFAKKAGLDPKTIVNVAVTPCTAKKAEIRREEMNAAGRMLGDPAMRDMDYVITTTELAEWAKAEGIDFDTLEDSAFDNFMGQASGAGVIFGNTGGVMEAALRTAYAELTGEDAPADLYDLKPVRGLEDMKEASVDINGTTVKVAVVYGTANAGRLIEEIQAGRADYHFVEVMTCPGGCIGGGGQPKAFGPEADKRREARIESLYKRDAAMTVRRSDLNPELETLYKEFYERPLSETAHRMLHTTYTDRRRDLGEKRMSYRCKVCGYVYEGDELPEGYLCPLCHKDATYFEKIEAAPAAKQTAPQCAGGKKSLAGTKTEANLKAAFAGESQARNKYTYFAEVAKREGYEQLAEIFLKTARNEQEHARLWFEALGGIGDTAQNLKAAAEGENYEWTDMYKTFAEEAEAEGFPELAARFRAVGDIERAHEERYLKLLKNVEMNKVFEKAGQYMWECRVCGHLVVGNKAPEICPVCGYSKAYFEVRAENY; from the coding sequence ATGAGCAAACACATGGATCCCAAGGTCCGCGTCCCGATCGACGCGGACAACCCCGCGATCGCCCGCATCGAAGACCGTTGCGTCTCCTGTACGCTCTGCCGCGACGTGTGTGAAACCTACATCGGCGTGCACGGCACGTACGACTTGGCCGACACGGGCGACCGTGCGGTGTGCGTGCACTGCGGTCAGTGCGCCGCGGTGTGCCCCGTGAATTCGATCATCGTGAAGCCCGAATGGGAAGCCGTCAAGGCCGCGATTGCCGACCCCGCGAAGGTGGTGATCTTTTCGACCTCGCCCTCGGTGCGCGTCGGTCTCGGCGAAGCGTTCGGGATGGAACCCGGGGCCTTTGTCGAAGGGCGGATGGTGGCGCTTCTTCGCAAACTCGGGGGCGACTACGTGCTCGACACGAACTTCGCCGCCGACATGACGATCGTTGAAGAAGCGGCCGAACTCGTCGAGCGCATTACGAAGAAGACCGGGCCCCTGCCGCAGTTCACGAGCTGCTGCCCCGCCTGGGTGCGTTGGTGCGAAATCTATCATCCGGAGTTCCTGCCGCATATTTCGAGCGCGAAGAGCCCGATCGGCATGCAAGGTCCCACGATCAAGACCTACTTTGCGAAGAAGGCGGGGCTCGATCCCAAGACGATCGTGAACGTCGCCGTCACGCCCTGCACCGCCAAGAAGGCTGAAATCCGCCGCGAAGAAATGAACGCCGCGGGCCGCATGCTGGGCGATCCTGCGATGCGCGACATGGACTACGTCATCACGACGACGGAACTCGCCGAATGGGCGAAGGCCGAAGGGATCGACTTCGACACGCTCGAAGACTCGGCGTTTGACAACTTCATGGGCCAGGCCTCGGGCGCGGGCGTCATCTTCGGCAACACCGGGGGCGTCATGGAAGCGGCGCTTCGTACGGCCTACGCGGAACTCACGGGCGAAGACGCCCCGGCGGACCTCTATGACCTCAAGCCCGTGCGCGGCCTCGAGGACATGAAGGAAGCCTCGGTCGACATCAACGGCACCACCGTCAAGGTGGCGGTCGTCTACGGGACGGCGAACGCTGGCCGCCTCATCGAAGAGATCCAAGCGGGTCGCGCCGACTACCACTTCGTCGAAGTGATGACGTGTCCGGGCGGCTGCATCGGCGGGGGCGGGCAGCCCAAGGCCTTCGGTCCCGAAGCCGACAAGCGCCGCGAAGCCCGCATCGAGAGTCTCTACAAGCGCGACGCCGCGATGACGGTACGCCGAAGCGACCTCAACCCCGAACTCGAAACCCTTTACAAGGAATTCTACGAGCGCCCCCTTTCCGAAACCGCTCATAGAATGCTTCATACCACGTACACCGACCGACGTCGGGATTTAGGAGAAAAACGAATGAGCTACCGTTGCAAAGTCTGCGGCTACGTCTACGAAGGCGACGAACTCCCCGAAGGCTACCTCTGCCCGCTCTGCCACAAGGACGCGACCTACTTCGAAAAGATCGAAGCCGCTCCCGCCGCCAAGCAGACCGCCCCGCAGTGCGCGGGCGGCAAGAAGAGCCTCGCCGGCACGAAGACCGAAGCGAACCTGAAGGCCGCCTTCGCGGGCGAATCCCAGGCTCGCAACAAGTACACGTACTTCGCCGAAGTGGCGAAGCGCGAAGGGTACGAGCAGCTCGCCGAAATCTTCCTGAAGACCGCCCGCAACGAACAGGAACACGCCCGCCTCTGGTTCGAGGCCTTGGGCGGCATCGGTGACACGGCCCAGAACCTCAAGGCCGCCGCCGAAGGCGAAAACTACGAATGGACCGACATGTACAAGACGTTCGCCGAAGAAGCGGAAGCCGAAGGCTTCCCCGAACTCGCCGCGCGTTTCCGTGCGGTCGGCGACATCGAACGCGCCCACGAAGAACGTTACCTCAAGCTCTTGAAGAACGTCGAAATGAACAAGGTCTTCGAAAAGGCCGGTCAGTACATGTGGGAATGCCGCGTTTGCGGTCACCTCGTGGTCGGCAACAAGGCCCCCGAAATCTGCCCCGTCTGCGGCTACAGCAAGGCCTACTTCGAAGTTCGCGCCGAAAACTACTGA
- a CDS encoding autotransporter domain-containing protein, whose product MNRFFKTKWSQARRQYVVTDENHRTTDRKKTLVAAAVAAAGLGLGVAQAAYVTPLAGAASPEFSGTSASDATARTTADPAYVETGKLGSTKSWETDEYTKSHALTLINASQAYAEGYTGKGVLIGVVDSGAELAHTDLSGGRIFGVTASGTYYHDGDRYPFDQFAGGQADDKTGEYSKGEAFETNGDWILGINDAHGTHVTSVAAGNRNGIGSHGVAFESDVAVGNTGGTDNMNYGPYQDYNYFYAVWDAVGNTGAKVINNSWGTNIRVENDQGVVDSGWHYDVGQVGSEFDFTTGQNGVEKEYYLFREDADKAGGKNFMDAAYEVAKKHGLIQIFTNGNRNFQNPYYRAMYPYFTPDAEQYWIAAGGVDITADGRMVIMGNENGTHAGTDDDHGGGGYNRAGVAKWWTITAPTNVWGASIDPATGAIDGDGNAATDSKDNHGWGTAGGTSNAAPHIAGAMGVLMGRYTYLTPTQVRDVMFTTASNTDGQEGLLEEWDSATGVPDNDYGWGVLDLGKAIYGPGQFLGDFAVTMNDVDDTWRNDISDVAIKARKVEDEEEDAAWVKRKAVLDEKKAAGPLTKEETWEYEYKTARDEARDLRAKQGYVGRLIKDGNGTLTLTGHNTYSGGTIVNGGTVAGLSDSFGSGDVVVNAGGTVEFHTQFSLKKADKDDWVEDNYAASAETTDDANVVVKKGGALSVAESGVSLGNVTVEEGAIFKVGGIDETMLTDLWKDPTKAYDVTLTTKSLTGAENLTAGTDYAFFSNEIDTSTANTVKASLKKRDGGMAAAATTENGRAIGAAIEANPEGETFAAFLGATKDQAARTFDSLGSDINFTAQNLSIVNSLTLSRAVKDQSTGYGTANTAKLGNGAEVWATGIGAWSNSDAGGASTDLDADFYAGLVGVEMQVCSATKLGVFFGAGSTDFKGGVDGKIDSDDIHAGIYGETATGPVSLAYGFAWTQQDRELTRGISFMDSVGYGTTSADADLMQLFGEVAYTGLNTDAYSVEPYVGFTWVHAKADGFTETAGTTAVTSEFDNQNIEVTTLGVRGAMPFKLATVDMKVKGDVNWMHFFGDTAAEGTVRIGDAAPAALKGEELDNLFGVGLGIEAKMGESTTFGLSYTGAYGSDVTSHGVGVNVRYAF is encoded by the coding sequence ATGAATCGCTTCTTCAAAACCAAGTGGAGTCAGGCTCGTCGTCAATACGTCGTCACCGACGAAAACCATCGCACGACCGATCGCAAGAAGACGCTCGTCGCGGCAGCCGTTGCGGCGGCGGGGCTCGGTCTCGGCGTAGCTCAAGCCGCGTACGTGACGCCGCTCGCGGGCGCCGCCTCTCCCGAATTCTCGGGTACGTCCGCCTCGGATGCGACCGCTCGGACGACCGCAGATCCCGCCTACGTCGAAACCGGCAAGCTTGGGAGCACCAAATCCTGGGAAACCGACGAATACACGAAATCCCACGCGTTGACGCTCATCAACGCGTCGCAGGCGTACGCCGAAGGCTACACCGGCAAGGGCGTTCTCATCGGCGTCGTCGACTCGGGTGCAGAGCTTGCGCATACCGACCTCTCGGGCGGGCGCATTTTCGGCGTGACGGCTTCGGGCACGTACTACCACGACGGCGACCGGTATCCGTTCGACCAATTCGCGGGCGGTCAGGCGGACGACAAGACGGGTGAATATTCGAAGGGCGAAGCGTTCGAAACGAACGGCGACTGGATCCTCGGCATCAACGACGCGCACGGCACGCACGTGACGTCGGTCGCGGCGGGGAACCGCAACGGTATCGGCTCGCACGGCGTTGCATTTGAATCCGACGTGGCGGTCGGCAATACGGGCGGCACGGACAACATGAATTACGGCCCGTATCAGGACTACAACTACTTCTACGCGGTCTGGGACGCGGTCGGAAACACGGGTGCGAAGGTCATCAACAACTCTTGGGGCACGAACATCCGCGTCGAAAACGACCAGGGCGTCGTTGATTCGGGGTGGCACTACGACGTCGGCCAGGTGGGCTCCGAATTCGACTTCACGACGGGCCAGAACGGGGTCGAAAAAGAATACTACCTCTTCCGCGAAGACGCCGATAAGGCGGGCGGCAAGAACTTCATGGACGCCGCCTACGAGGTCGCGAAGAAGCACGGCCTCATTCAGATCTTCACGAACGGGAACCGCAACTTCCAGAACCCGTACTATCGCGCGATGTATCCGTACTTTACGCCCGACGCGGAACAGTACTGGATCGCCGCTGGCGGTGTCGACATTACGGCGGACGGCCGCATGGTCATCATGGGGAACGAAAACGGTACGCATGCCGGTACGGATGACGATCACGGCGGAGGCGGTTACAACCGCGCGGGCGTTGCGAAATGGTGGACGATCACGGCTCCGACGAACGTTTGGGGTGCGAGCATCGATCCCGCTACGGGCGCGATCGACGGCGACGGTAATGCGGCAACAGATTCCAAAGACAACCACGGCTGGGGCACCGCAGGCGGCACGAGCAATGCCGCTCCGCACATCGCGGGCGCCATGGGCGTCTTGATGGGCCGCTACACCTACTTGACTCCGACGCAAGTGCGCGACGTCATGTTCACGACCGCTTCGAACACGGACGGTCAGGAGGGATTGCTTGAAGAGTGGGATTCCGCGACGGGTGTTCCCGACAACGATTACGGTTGGGGCGTGCTCGACCTCGGCAAGGCCATTTACGGTCCGGGTCAGTTCTTGGGCGACTTCGCCGTGACGATGAACGACGTTGACGATACGTGGCGCAACGACATTTCGGATGTCGCCATCAAGGCCCGCAAGGTTGAGGACGAAGAGGAAGATGCGGCCTGGGTCAAACGCAAGGCCGTTCTCGACGAAAAGAAGGCCGCGGGGCCCCTCACGAAGGAAGAAACCTGGGAGTACGAATACAAGACTGCCCGCGACGAAGCGCGCGATCTGCGTGCCAAGCAGGGTTACGTCGGGCGCCTTATCAAGGACGGCAACGGTACGCTCACGCTCACGGGTCACAACACCTATTCGGGCGGCACGATCGTCAACGGCGGTACGGTGGCCGGCCTCTCGGACTCCTTCGGTTCGGGTGACGTCGTCGTGAATGCGGGCGGTACGGTCGAATTCCACACGCAGTTCAGCCTTAAAAAGGCGGATAAAGACGATTGGGTGGAAGACAACTACGCCGCCAGTGCCGAGACGACCGACGACGCGAACGTCGTCGTGAAGAAGGGCGGCGCGCTCTCCGTCGCCGAATCGGGCGTTTCGCTCGGCAACGTCACGGTCGAAGAGGGAGCGATCTTCAAGGTGGGCGGCATCGACGAAACGATGCTCACCGATCTCTGGAAAGATCCGACGAAAGCCTACGACGTGACGCTCACGACGAAGTCGCTGACCGGTGCCGAGAACCTGACGGCCGGTACCGACTATGCGTTCTTCTCGAACGAAATCGACACGTCGACCGCCAATACCGTGAAGGCCTCGCTCAAGAAGCGCGACGGCGGCATGGCCGCGGCCGCGACAACCGAAAACGGTCGTGCGATCGGTGCCGCGATCGAGGCGAACCCCGAGGGCGAAACCTTCGCGGCGTTCCTCGGTGCGACGAAGGATCAGGCGGCCCGTACGTTCGATTCGCTCGGCAGCGACATCAACTTCACGGCTCAGAACCTCTCGATCGTCAATTCCCTCACGCTCTCGCGCGCGGTGAAAGATCAGTCGACGGGTTACGGCACGGCCAATACGGCGAAGCTCGGTAACGGCGCCGAAGTTTGGGCGACCGGCATCGGTGCTTGGAGCAATTCGGATGCGGGCGGCGCTTCGACCGACCTCGACGCGGACTTCTATGCGGGTCTCGTCGGCGTTGAAATGCAGGTTTGCTCCGCGACGAAGTTGGGCGTCTTCTTCGGTGCGGGCTCGACCGACTTCAAGGGCGGCGTCGACGGCAAGATCGACAGCGACGACATCCACGCTGGTATTTACGGCGAAACGGCGACGGGCCCGGTCTCCTTGGCTTACGGCTTTGCCTGGACGCAGCAGGATCGCGAACTCACCCGCGGCATTTCCTTCATGGATTCCGTCGGTTACGGCACGACGAGCGCGGACGCCGACCTGATGCAGCTCTTCGGTGAAGTGGCCTATACGGGCCTCAACACCGACGCGTATTCGGTCGAACCCTATGTCGGCTTCACGTGGGTGCACGCGAAGGCGGACGGCTTCACCGAAACGGCGGGGACGACCGCCGTCACCTCCGAATTCGACAATCAGAACATCGAGGTGACGACCCTCGGTGTTCGCGGAGCGATGCCCTTCAAGCTTGCGACCGTCGACATGAAGGTGAAGGGTGACGTGAACTGGATGCACTTCTTCGGCGACACGGCCGCCGAAGGCACGGTGCGTATCGGTGACGCGGCCCCGGCCGCCCTCAAGGGCGAAGAGCTTGACAACCTCTTCGGCGTCGGTCTCGGTATCGAAGCGAAGATGGGCGAAAGCACGACCTTCGGTCTCTCCTACACGGGCGCTTACGGTAGCGACGTGACCTCGCACGGGGTCGGCGTCAATGTCCGCTACGCCTTCTGA